Proteins from a genomic interval of Xiphophorus maculatus strain JP 163 A chromosome 7, X_maculatus-5.0-male, whole genome shotgun sequence:
- the cobll1 gene encoding cordon-bleu protein-like 1 isoform X4, giving the protein MDQKENLMDKELSLIVVLPGGVEKNTQVEGSKPLMDLLVTLCAKYHLNPSSHTLELVTANRNNIKLKPNALIGTLDAEKVILKPKGEDKNKKAGPQMPETTVRMVINYKKTQKTVLRVNPRVPLRELLPAICEKCEFDTETTVLLRDITSSAPLDLSGSLNDYAIREVYAKDTQGQVVSPVCLSSPVPAGLVTPGKDKIQKEKENKGLFSKFRKSKKKSDQPTTVSAPASPVLVSKPRPLSMALPCSNSTPIDSSTFSEVPKKRRAPQPPILTSQSGRSDFATRQRINSEPSTQLDGIQRSPLSRGFSAESSLRRTKRKAPAPPTSTRTNVEKASSEEEHAQATTVSPMLQEIREQEEAAGSASSSAAPKTQGENGVLNVSPESSLHSPSPDAESGSTVEAGGEDQCLDLSSDGKRVDGTVNDSAALGVKSNDTNSFEPTTTDNVAVQVEDVHPQPICKEPKADGNESGLLPSVKKDAEVQASSDANPEPPRELPDGSASSVTTSTQCPAGEDALVQTDSTGLAGPPQQHVDKVSLSTAPVTLLPAEKKDMSTSTEELEPSKPSEGASLHTSSTSPCKEKKSSVPAPKKASFMHAADLELKPKPSNELTRDYIPKVGMTTYTIVPQKSLERHRYFEVALTLEASQESPGEELDSVSPGLKEDQGQTVVLREKTELNSNLPRDDLLSSTINTTTTFSTTTLQHTVNGSIPEPPPPSPPMTVQITDKISSANEASQAGLPTEVKDMKIPPATKPKPASFRLAQHKKTPGFYVTSAAEKSLSATPASGLKETQGSPDRAGLPSPPSPPPPPLLTPSLSPVQCQEEMAEATGVQLSPKQDDKNVASMRVTRQSSLPSRELSARLSLEKFRSFAAPRPFAPSTPSRFAQAVSSAVKRSQSLSHSPKSPPSKVSPPVSPITSPSLVIQSKGLSELKQGEEVTRMAKETGL; this is encoded by the exons ATGGACCAGAAGGAAAACCTGATGGATAAAGAGCTCTCTCTTATTGTGGTTTTGCCTGGTGGAGTAGAAAAGAACACCCAAGTTGAAGGAAG CAAACCCCTGATGGATCTGTTGGTCACACTGTGTGCGAAGTATCACCTAAATCCATCAAGCCACACTTTAGAACTGGTCACTGCCAACAGGAACAACATCAAACTCAAGCCCAATGCCCTTATAGGAACCTTAGATGCAGAAAAGGTCATATTGAAACCGAAGGGAGAGGACAAAAATAAGAAGGCTGGTCCACAGATGCCAGAG ACTACTGTTCGGATGGTGATAAACTACAAAAAGACGCAAAAGACGGTGTTAAGAGTAAATCCTAGAGTTCCCCTCCGTGAACTGTTGCCAGCGATATGTGAGAAATGTGAATTTGACACAGAGACCACAGTTCTGCTGAGAGACATCACATCATCAGCCCCCTTAGACTTGTCGGGGTCTCTTAATGATTATGCAATAAGGGAAGTTTATGCAAAAGACACACAAG GACAAGTTGTTTCTCCTGTGTGCCTAAGCTCACCAGTCCCTGCAG gaCTGGTAACTCCAGGGAAAGATaaaattcagaaagaaaaagaaaataaaggccTCTTCAGCAAatttagaaaaagcaaaaagaaatcaGACCAG CCAACGACTGTCAGTGCCCCAGCTTCTCCTGTGCTTGTCAGCAAGCCTCGACCGCTCAGCATGGCCTTACCCTGCTCAAATTCAACTCCTATCGACTCTTCAACGTTCTCCGAAGTGCCAAAGAAGAGACGTGCGCCCCAACCGCCGATTCTCACGTCTCAGAGCGGTCGCTCAGACTTCGCCACCCGCCAGAGAATCAACTCTGAACCCAGCACCCAACTTGATGGGATTCAG AGGAGTCCTTTAAGTCGCGGATTCTCGGCAGAATCTTCACTGAGGAGGACTAAACGCAAGGCTCCTGCACCTCCAACATCTACAAGAACTAACGTTGAAAAAGCTTCGTCAGAAGAGGAACATGCTCAAG caactACAGTTTCTCCCATGCTGCAGGAGATTAGAGAACAGGAGGAGGCTGCTGGATCTGCAAGCTCTTCCGCTGCTCCCAAAACCCAGGGAGAGAATGGCGTCCTCAACGTGTCCCCTGAATCCTCGCTCCACTCACCTTCTCCAGATGCAGAAAGTGGGAGTACAGTGGAGGCGGGTGGGGAAGATCAGTGTCTTGATCTATCCTCAGATGGCAA acgaGTGGACGGCACTGTAAATGATTCTGCAGCTCTGGGTGTTAAAAGTAATGACACAAACTCATTTGAACCCACTACCACTG ATAACGTTGCAGTTCAAGTTGAAGATGTTCACCCACAGCCCATCTGCAAAGAGCCGAAAGCTGATGGCAATGAAAGCGGCCTACTTCCTTCTGTAAAAAAGGATGCAGAAGTTCAGGCGTCCAGTGACGCAAATCCAGAACCCCCTCGAGAGCTGCCTGATGGGTCGGCGAGTTCAGTGACAACCAGCACGCAGTGTCCCGCTGGAGAAGATGCTCTGGTGCAAACGGATTCCACGGGACTTGCTGGGCCTCCACAACAACATGTGGACAAAGTCTCTTTATCAACTGCTCCAGTCACCTTATTGCcagcagagaaaaaagataTGTCCACTTCAACAGAAGAGCTAGAACCCTCTAAACCCTCTGAAGGCGCATCTCTCCACACTTCATCAACCTCTccgtgcaaagaaaaaaagtcaagtgTGCCAGCCCCAAAGAAAGCATCGTTTATGCATGCAGCAGACCTTGAGCTAAAGCCAAAGCCTTCGAATGAGCTGACGAGAGATTACATCCCTAAAGTCGGGATGACGACCTACACGATCGTGCCTCAAAAATCTCTTGAGAGACACAGATACTTTGAAGTTGCACTGACACTGGAAGCGTCTCAAGAGTCTCCAGGAGAAGAACTTGATTCCGTTTCTCCTGGTTTGAAAGAGGACCAGGGACAGACTGTAGTTTTAAGAGAGAAAACTGAACTAAACTCTAACTTACCCAGGGATGACTTGCTGTCTAGCACAATTAATACCACTACTACTTTTAGTACTACTACACTGCAACACACTGTAAATGGAAGCATACCTGAACCTCCTCCTCCCTCACCACCCATGACTGTCCAGATCACAGACAAGATCTCCTCTGCTAATGAAGCTTCCCAAGCAGGTTTGCCAACAGAGGTCAAGGACATGAAAATTCCACCCGCAACTAAACCTAAGCCTGCTTCTTTCCGCTTGgcacagcacaaaaaaacaccTGGATTTTATGTAACTTCAGCTGCTGAGAAAAGCCTTAGTGCCACTCCTGCCTCTGGCCTCAAGGAAACTCAAGGGAGTCCAGATAGAGCTGGCCTGCCCTCTCCACCTTCCCCTCCTCCACCACCGCTTCTTACTCCTTCTTTATCTCCTGTACAGTGTCAAGAGGAGATGGCAGAGGCCACTGGAGTTCAGCTTAGTCCGAAGCAGGATGACAAGAATGTGGCCTCTATGCGAGTGACAAGGCAAAGCAGTCTGCCGTCAAGAGAGCTGAGTGCTAGGTTAAGCTTGGAAAAATTTAGGAGCTTTGCAGCTCCTAGACCTTTTGCTCCTTCGACGCCATCCCGCTTCGCCCAGGCTGTGTCCTCTGCTGTGAAAAGAAGCCAGTCTCTGtcccacagtccaaaatcaCCTCCCTCCAAGGTGTCTCCGCCTGTTTCTCCAATTACAAGTCCGTCATTAGTCATCCAGTCAAAGGGTTTATCTGAACTCAAG